TTCTGGCCGTGGCTCGGCTTTGCCTTCAAGCTCCTACAGGCCCTCACACAACTGGCCGCCCTGGTCCTGCTGGCCTGGTTGCTGCTGCGCCTCTTCCAGCAGGGCCGCAACAACCAGCCGCCCGCAGGTCCGTCCGCACCTGCCGGTCCGCCTGCGCCCGCCGGCCCGACTACGCCCGCCGGGCATGATCCGCGCGTGGAGTAAGGATACGGGGATGGGGCGAAACCCGGCTTTCCACCGTCCCTGCAAGCGGCTGGCAGGAGCCAGGAACAATGAGCCGCACCATTCTCGTTGTTGATGACGAACCTGGTATCGTGCAGATTGCCCGCGATTACCTGGATCGCGCCGGGTTTCGCGTTATTACCGCCAGCGATGGACCAACGGCGTTGCGCCTGGCCCGGCTTGAGCGCCCGGCGCTGATGGTGCTCGACCTGATGCTGCCAGGGATGGACGGCCTGGACGTCACTCGCGTGCTGCGCCAGGACCCGGCCACACGCAAGCTGCCGATCATTATGCTGACTGCGCGCGTCGAGGAGGCCGACCGGCTGATCGGCCTGGAACTGGGCGCCGACGACTACATCACCAAGCCCTTCAGCCCGCGCGAACTGGTGGCCCGCGTCCGCGCCGTGCTGCGCCGCACCGAAGACGCGGGCACACCCGCCGGCATCATCTACTGCGGCGAGCTGAGCATTGACCTCGAGCGTCGCAGCGTCCGCCGCGGCGGCGAGCCAATCGAGTTGACCGCCACCGAGTTTGACCTGCTGGCCGTCCTCGCGCGCGAGCCAGGCCGACCCTTTACTCGCGCCCAGCTTCTCGAACGGGTGTACGACACGCACTACACCGGCTATGATCGCACCATTGACGCCCATATCAAAAATCTGCGCCGCAAAATCGAACCCGACCCCGCCACCCCGCGC
This region of Chloroflexaceae bacterium genomic DNA includes:
- a CDS encoding response regulator transcription factor; the encoded protein is MSRTILVVDDEPGIVQIARDYLDRAGFRVITASDGPTALRLARLERPALMVLDLMLPGMDGLDVTRVLRQDPATRKLPIIMLTARVEEADRLIGLELGADDYITKPFSPRELVARVRAVLRRTEDAGTPAGIIYCGELSIDLERRSVRRGGEPIELTATEFDLLAVLAREPGRPFTRAQLLERVYDTHYTGYDRTIDAHIKNLRRKIEPDPATPRYILTVYGVGYKFAESPA